CGCTGCGTGAGCAGCCAGTAGACGGCCAACTGGACGGCGACGCCGCCCGAGCGCACGACGTGAGAGCGCGCGAGGCGGCGCGCGAACGGCCACCGGCCGTCGTCGCCGTGGTCGGCGAACGTCCAGTGTTCGTTCACGAGGAACATCACGAGAATCGCCGTCTCGACGCCCGCTGCCTTCGCCCACATCTCGGGAGTGCCGGCGCCGAGACGGAGCGCCGCGAGAACGGCGTTGTCCGAGATTGCGCCGACGACGCCGACCGAGACGAACTGCCCGAAGCGCGCGCCAGAAGCGAGGGACGCGAACCGCTCGGGGAGTAACTTACTCATGCTTCGAGCCTCGGCGGTCGTCGCTCAGCGACCCGACGTAGTCGACGAGCGCCGGCGGGTCGTCGCGTCGCTGCGCGATGGCGGCGTGCAGGCGGCTGTCCCGCAGGCGCTTCGCGCGGTGTCGCGCGGACACCAGCGACCGGAACAACGAGAACGGCGTGCGCACCGGGGAGACGGTCGAGTTCGGGCGGTCCTCCCACTCGATGGGGACTTCGGCGACGCGCAGGCCGTGGGCGCCGGCGATGGCGACCAGTTCCACGTCCCACGCGAAGCCGGGTTCGTAGAGGTGGTCACGAACGCGCTCCCACGACTCGGCCGTCAGCGCCTTCGCGCCACACTGGTAGTCGTGCAAATCCACGGACAACAGGCCACTCGCGAGCCACGCGAACCCGTCGCCGAGGAACCGTCGGACGACGGTCTGGTGGCTCTGGACGTCGGCCTCGGGGTGCCGGCGCGACCCGACCGCGAGGTCCGCGCCGTCCTCGCGGACGCACTCGACCACGTCCGCGAACGATTCGGCGGGCGTCGACCCGTCCGCGTCGGCGA
The nucleotide sequence above comes from Halobacterium litoreum. Encoded proteins:
- a CDS encoding GtrA family protein, which codes for MSKLLPERFASLASGARFGQFVSVGVVGAISDNAVLAALRLGAGTPEMWAKAAGVETAILVMFLVNEHWTFADHGDDGRWPFARRLARSHVVRSGGVAVQLAVYWLLTQRLAVTLVVAGTDLWFLAASPVAIAAAMLVNYVFESLFTWRVHDA
- a CDS encoding glycosyltransferase — protein: MRSVGIVVPAYDPDVEVLADYLDALQSVIRPARVHVELDDGDPETVAAIEQAGATVNDAAARRGKGAAVTAGFERLDTDVLAFADADGSTPAESFADVVECVREDGADLAVGSRRHPEADVQSHQTVVRRFLGDGFAWLASGLLSVDLHDYQCGAKALTAESWERVRDHLYEPGFAWDVELVAIAGAHGLRVAEVPIEWEDRPNSTVSPVRTPFSLFRSLVSARHRAKRLRDSRLHAAIAQRRDDPPALVDYVGSLSDDRRGSKHE